TTCTACAATTCCGGTAATATGAAGCAAAACAGCAAAGCCGGCAAGCAAATGAAACTCTTCTAAAATCCCCTGTTTATGCGGAATATATTCGTTTGCCTGTCTGTTTTGTCGGTAATGTTCATGGCCTGCAGGTCCCAGAAAACGGGATGCCCTACGCCCGCGCGCAACCTGGGGGCGGAAAAAGTGATGGATGAGATGAATGCGCCCAGGAAGAAGGGCGTCTTCGGTTTCCTGAGAAGGAATTAATCGTAATCGTTTTCGTTGATGGTGGCCAGGATCGTGGCGTAGCTGACGTAACGGTCCAGGTCGATGTCGCCCGCTTCCACGGCGGCTTTCACCGCGCAGCCGGGCTCGTCGAGGTGCTGGCAGTTATTGAACTGGCACTGCTGGATGTAAGGTTGCATTTCCAGGAAGTAATGCGATAATTCCGTTTTCGGAATATCCACGATGCCGAATTCCCGAACGCCTGGCGTATCGATGAGTCGGCCGCCGAAAGGCAGGTCGAACATCTCCGCGAAAGTAGTAGTGTGTAAACCTTTCCCGCTCCATCCGCTCACCTGTTTCGTTTTCAACTGCAATCCCGGTATAAGTCCATTGATAATGGTGCTCTTGCCTACGCCGGAATGCCCGGAAATGAGTGTGGTCTTATCTTTCAACAATTCTTCCAGTTCCCCGATCCCTTTCCCTTCCGCCGCCGCTGTCAGCAACACGGTGTAGCCCATATCTTCATACACGGCTTGCCAATGCTCGAACTGCTCCATTTCTTTGGGGCGGTACACGTCCATTTTATTGAAAACGAGGATTACCGGAATGTGGTATGCTGCCGCCGTCACCAAGAACCGGTCGATAAAGCCCTGCGAGGTGCGCGGCTCCCTGACGGTGGCAACGAGCACCGCCTGGTCGAGATTAGCGGCTACGATATGCTTTTTGTGCTTGCCCTGGGGCGAGCTGCGGACGATGTAATTCTTCCGGTCGCTGATGCCGGTGATCACGGCAGTGCCCTCCTCCCCGCTTTCCAGCTGGATTTCGACATGGTCGCCCACGGCGATGGGATTGGTGGATGTGATGCGCTCATCTATCTTGAATACGCCTTTGATCCGCGCCTGGTAAAGGTCGCCGTCATCCGTTTTCACGGTGTACCAACTGCCGGTGGATTTGTAAATCGTTGCTTGCACGGTGTAAAGATAAAGCAAATCGGGCTAGGGCAACCGCTTGAAAAGCGTGTACCGCAGCACCACCTCCAGCAACAGCGCCGCCAGGGCGATCATAGCGAAAGGGAAGAAATGCTCCTTGAAGCGTTTGTAGGAAGTGATTTCTACTTTGGTGCGCTCCAGCTTATCGATTTCGTGGTAGATGTCTTGCAGGGAAGTATTGTTGGTAGCCCGGAAATAACGCCCGCCGGTTTCGCTGGCGATCTTTTTCATGAGGGGCTCGTCAATTTGCACGTCCACCATCTGCATTTGCACGCTGCCGTCGGGCATGGTGGCGGGAGAGGGCGCCTTGCCCTGGGTGCCGACACCGATCGTGTAGACTTTCACTTTATACGCTTTGGCGATTTCCAGTGCGGTGAGCGGATCTACCAGGCCGGTGTTGTTCACACCGTCGGTCAGCAGGATTACGACTTTACTTTTGGCTTTGCTTTCGCGGAGGCGGTCCACTGAAGTGGCGAGCCCCATGCCGATGGCCGTCCCGTCCTGCAGCATGCCGCTGCGGATGGCCATGAGCTGTTGCTTAAGCACGGCGTGGTCGGTGGTGATGGGGCATTGCGTGAAGCTTTCGCCGGAGAAAATCACCAGGCCGATGCGGTCGCTGATGCGGCTGTCTACGAAGTCCATGGCCGTTTTCTTGGCGGCTTCCATGCGGTTGGGCTTGAGGTCTTCCGCGAGCATGGACCCCGAGATGTCGATCCCCAGCACGATGTCAATGCCTTCGCTGTCGATATTTTCGGAGGTGTTGGAAGTTTGCGGCCGGGCCATCGCCACTACCAGCGCCGCGAATGCGATGATGCGCAGGGCGGGGAGGAGGGGCCGGAAACGGATTTTCCAGGATACGGGGATGCTTTTGAGGCCTTGCAGCGAGGAGACTTTCACCGATCCCTGGAACTTGCGGCCGGCGCTCACGCTCCACCAGATTAAGACGGGGATGAGCAGCAGCAGCCAGAAGAAGGCCGGATGTGCGAATTCAATATTTTTCCAGAGTTCCGCGTTCATGTGTCGTTTTACGAATTTGTGCCGGTAGCCGGCTGTTCGGTTTTAGGCATGGCGGCGGCGCGCGTCCATTCCACTACTGCCCTGGCCTTGCGCAGCGAGTCCTCATGCTCC
Above is a genomic segment from Chitinophaga pollutisoli containing:
- the rsgA gene encoding ribosome small subunit-dependent GTPase A, whose protein sequence is MQATIYKSTGSWYTVKTDDGDLYQARIKGVFKIDERITSTNPIAVGDHVEIQLESGEEGTAVITGISDRKNYIVRSSPQGKHKKHIVAANLDQAVLVATVREPRTSQGFIDRFLVTAAAYHIPVILVFNKMDVYRPKEMEQFEHWQAVYEDMGYTVLLTAAAEGKGIGELEELLKDKTTLISGHSGVGKSTIINGLIPGLQLKTKQVSGWSGKGLHTTTFAEMFDLPFGGRLIDTPGVREFGIVDIPKTELSHYFLEMQPYIQQCQFNNCQHLDEPGCAVKAAVEAGDIDLDRYVSYATILATINENDYD
- a CDS encoding VWA domain-containing protein: MNAELWKNIEFAHPAFFWLLLLIPVLIWWSVSAGRKFQGSVKVSSLQGLKSIPVSWKIRFRPLLPALRIIAFAALVVAMARPQTSNTSENIDSEGIDIVLGIDISGSMLAEDLKPNRMEAAKKTAMDFVDSRISDRIGLVIFSGESFTQCPITTDHAVLKQQLMAIRSGMLQDGTAIGMGLATSVDRLRESKAKSKVVILLTDGVNNTGLVDPLTALEIAKAYKVKVYTIGVGTQGKAPSPATMPDGSVQMQMVDVQIDEPLMKKIASETGGRYFRATNNTSLQDIYHEIDKLERTKVEITSYKRFKEHFFPFAMIALAALLLEVVLRYTLFKRLP